In one window of Nocardiopsis aegyptia DNA:
- a CDS encoding GTP cyclohydrolase II, translating into MSDQSIDPSAVAESELATRRGVFRAVAFRDPEDGNEHLALVLGPLGEGEDVLVRVHSECVTGDAMGALRCECGDQLDAALDRIVGEGRGVLVYLRGHEGRGIGLLAKFRTLALQDEQGLDTVDSATVLGLPVDARDYGPAARVLRHLEVRSVRLLTNNPDKGRSLEDHGVKVASRVPLLMPARAQNRAYLAAKRDRLGHDLPHLDPPPNGSDPALG; encoded by the coding sequence ATGAGCGATCAGAGCATTGACCCGAGTGCGGTGGCCGAGTCCGAACTCGCGACGCGGCGCGGGGTGTTCAGGGCGGTGGCCTTCCGCGATCCCGAGGACGGCAACGAGCACCTGGCCCTGGTACTCGGTCCCCTCGGGGAGGGCGAGGACGTCCTGGTCCGCGTGCACTCCGAGTGCGTGACCGGCGACGCCATGGGCGCTCTGCGCTGCGAGTGCGGCGACCAGCTCGACGCCGCCCTGGACCGGATCGTCGGCGAGGGCCGGGGGGTGTTGGTGTACCTGCGCGGCCACGAGGGCCGCGGCATCGGCCTGCTGGCCAAGTTCCGCACGCTCGCCCTCCAGGACGAGCAGGGCCTGGACACCGTCGACTCGGCCACCGTGCTCGGCCTGCCCGTGGACGCGCGCGACTACGGCCCGGCGGCGCGCGTGCTGCGCCATCTGGAGGTGCGCTCGGTCCGGCTGCTGACCAACAACCCGGACAAGGGGCGCTCCTTGGAGGACCACGGGGTCAAGGTGGCCTCCCGGGTCCCGCTGCTGATGCCCGCCCGCGCGCAGAACAGGGCCTATCTGGCGGCCAAGCGCGACCGGCTGGGCCACGACCTGCCACATCTGGACCCGCCGCCGAACGGATCCGACCCGGCGCTGGGGTGA
- a CDS encoding carbohydrate ABC transporter permease — translation MTTTTTRPRAAAAVRPRRSGSSGNRRRPNLLAGAGSLLWLAVVGVPLYALLVATFQRGENYTSDGPLTPPSDPTLDNYATAIENGLLGFVLNTAIVTLAVVVIVVALSATAGYAVVRSRTRWTNGVFRAFLLGLAIPSQAVIIPVYLIIVEMGLYDSLTAIVLPTAAFALPVCMLILVGSMRDISEELYEAMALDGAGSVRTFVQLVVPLSRPGLSTVAVYSALQAWNGFLFPLILTQSHDKRLITMGLFEFQGEYRVDVPGLLTAVVLSTVPLFVVYLVARRSLVAGLMGVGGK, via the coding sequence GTGACCACCACGACCACCCGACCCCGCGCGGCGGCGGCCGTCCGGCCCCGGCGCTCCGGTTCGAGCGGGAACCGCCGGCGTCCCAACCTCCTCGCGGGCGCGGGGTCCCTGCTGTGGCTGGCCGTCGTGGGCGTACCGCTGTACGCCCTGCTCGTGGCGACCTTCCAGCGCGGCGAGAACTACACGTCCGACGGTCCGCTGACGCCTCCGAGCGACCCCACCCTGGACAACTACGCCACCGCGATCGAGAACGGGCTCCTGGGCTTCGTGCTCAACACCGCGATCGTGACCCTGGCCGTGGTGGTGATCGTCGTCGCCCTGTCGGCGACCGCCGGCTACGCCGTGGTGCGCTCGCGCACGCGGTGGACCAACGGGGTCTTCCGCGCCTTCCTGCTGGGGCTGGCGATCCCGTCCCAGGCGGTCATCATCCCCGTCTACCTGATCATCGTGGAGATGGGCCTGTACGACTCGCTCACCGCGATCGTGCTGCCCACGGCCGCGTTCGCGCTGCCGGTCTGCATGCTGATCCTGGTCGGGTCCATGCGCGACATCTCCGAGGAGCTGTACGAGGCCATGGCCCTGGACGGCGCCGGCTCGGTGCGCACGTTCGTGCAGCTGGTGGTGCCGCTGTCCCGGCCCGGGCTGAGCACCGTGGCGGTCTACTCCGCCCTGCAGGCCTGGAACGGCTTCCTGTTCCCCCTCATCCTCACCCAGTCGCACGACAAGCGGCTCATCACCATGGGGCTCTTCGAGTTCCAGGGCGAGTACCGGGTCGACGTGCCCGGCCTGCTCACCGCCGTGGTGCTGTCCACCGTTCCGCTCTTCGTCGTCTACCTGGTGGCCCGCCGTTCGCTGGTGGCCGGACTGATGGGGGTCGGCGGCAAGTGA
- a CDS encoding DNA-binding protein: protein MEQHDDAFTPPDARRARRLRTHEALLRITDRHARGEHRTRWTDQGMPMPPGDAVRAVADLAAGSVVPQEGEPAVDQDDLTAALTLVPWAREEFDQVEAGLLRMAKGRGMTWQEIAFGLGLGTSQAARQRHERLSRRVAPDT, encoded by the coding sequence ATGGAACAGCACGACGACGCCTTCACCCCGCCCGACGCCCGGCGCGCCCGCCGTCTGCGCACCCACGAGGCCCTGCTGCGCATCACCGACCGCCACGCCCGGGGGGAGCACCGCACGCGCTGGACGGACCAGGGGATGCCGATGCCGCCCGGCGACGCCGTGCGCGCAGTCGCCGACCTGGCGGCGGGCAGCGTCGTTCCGCAGGAGGGCGAGCCCGCCGTCGACCAGGACGACCTCACCGCCGCCCTGACCCTGGTGCCGTGGGCCCGCGAGGAGTTCGACCAGGTGGAGGCCGGTCTCCTGCGGATGGCCAAGGGGCGCGGCATGACCTGGCAGGAGATCGCCTTCGGGCTCGGGCTCGGCACGTCCCAGGCCGCCCGCCAGCGCCACGAGCGCCTCAGCCGCCGGGTCGCCCCGGACACCTGA
- a CDS encoding carbohydrate ABC transporter permease, with translation MFAALPMVLVAYLSLTSWGGLGTPEFVGLENWSRLAGDPVMRRAVWLSLVLTVLNWIVQTPIALLLGVWAAGPQRNRAVLSAIFFLPLLLSSAAIAIIWRALLDPNFGPLAWLGPRLGLGSVDVLGGPTSAFAMIVFVTAWQFIPLHMLLYQGGARQIPASLYEAARIDGAGMLRSFWHITLPQLRHTITTSSVLMVVGSLTYFDTVLILTGGGPGTDTTIVPFLMYRAGFRSWELGYASAIAFTLVVVATVIALLLVRFTGFGSMRSTREGM, from the coding sequence ATGTTCGCCGCGCTGCCGATGGTGCTGGTGGCCTACCTGTCCCTGACGTCCTGGGGCGGGCTGGGCACGCCGGAGTTCGTCGGCCTGGAGAACTGGTCGCGGCTGGCCGGGGATCCCGTCATGCGCCGCGCGGTGTGGCTCAGCCTGGTCCTCACCGTGCTGAACTGGATCGTCCAGACCCCCATCGCACTGCTGCTGGGGGTCTGGGCGGCCGGCCCGCAGCGCAACCGCGCGGTGCTCTCAGCGATCTTCTTCCTACCGCTGCTGCTGTCCTCGGCCGCCATCGCCATCATCTGGCGGGCCCTGCTCGACCCCAACTTCGGCCCGCTGGCCTGGCTGGGACCACGGCTCGGGCTGGGGTCGGTGGACGTGCTGGGCGGGCCCACGAGCGCGTTCGCGATGATCGTGTTCGTCACCGCCTGGCAGTTCATCCCGCTGCACATGCTGCTGTACCAGGGCGGCGCCCGCCAGATCCCGGCCTCCCTCTACGAGGCCGCCCGGATCGACGGGGCGGGGATGCTGCGCTCGTTCTGGCACATCACGCTCCCGCAGCTGCGGCACACCATCACCACGTCGTCGGTCCTGATGGTGGTGGGGTCGCTGACCTACTTCGACACCGTGCTCATCCTCACCGGCGGGGGTCCGGGCACCGACACCACCATCGTGCCGTTCCTGATGTACCGCGCGGGCTTCCGCAGCTGGGAGCTGGGCTACGCCAGCGCGATCGCCTTCACCCTCGTGGTCGTGGCGACCGTCATCGCCCTCCTGCTCGTCCGCTTCACCGGCTTCGGCTCGATGCGCAGCACCCGGGAGGGGATGTGA
- a CDS encoding zinc-dependent alcohol dehydrogenase: MSRQARAFWVSSPGAGEIRTAELPEPGRGEVGVRTLYSGVSRGTETLVFEGRVPERLHRVMRAPFQEGSFPGPVKYGYLNVGVVEDGPQDMVGQTVFTLFPHQTRFVLPAGALRFVPEGVPPSRAVLAGTVETAVNALWDAAPRLGDRATVVGAGMVGCCVARLLARVPGARVELVDVDPSRARVAERLGVGFAAPDEAADDRDLVFHTSATEEGLALALRVAATDGEVVELSWYGDRAVNVPLGEDFHSRRITLRSSQVGGIAAARRGRRGYGDRLDLALELLADPAFDALLTGESSFEDLPSVLPRLADGSLPALCHRIVYP; encoded by the coding sequence ATGAGCCGACAGGCACGGGCGTTCTGGGTGAGTTCTCCTGGTGCGGGTGAGATCCGCACCGCCGAGCTGCCCGAACCCGGACGCGGCGAGGTCGGCGTGCGCACCCTGTACTCGGGTGTGAGCCGGGGCACCGAGACGCTGGTCTTCGAGGGCCGCGTGCCCGAGCGGCTGCACCGCGTGATGCGCGCGCCGTTCCAGGAGGGCTCCTTCCCCGGCCCCGTCAAGTACGGGTACCTGAACGTCGGCGTGGTCGAGGACGGGCCGCAGGACATGGTCGGCCAGACCGTGTTCACCCTGTTCCCGCACCAGACGCGGTTCGTGCTGCCGGCCGGTGCGCTGCGGTTCGTGCCCGAGGGGGTGCCGCCGTCGCGGGCCGTGCTGGCCGGCACGGTGGAGACCGCGGTCAACGCCCTGTGGGACGCCGCGCCGCGCCTGGGCGACCGGGCCACGGTCGTGGGCGCCGGGATGGTGGGCTGCTGTGTGGCCCGGCTGCTGGCCCGCGTGCCGGGCGCACGCGTCGAACTCGTCGACGTCGACCCCTCCCGGGCCCGCGTCGCCGAACGGCTGGGCGTCGGTTTCGCCGCGCCGGACGAGGCCGCCGACGACCGCGACCTGGTCTTCCACACCAGCGCGACCGAGGAGGGACTGGCGCTGGCGCTGCGCGTGGCGGCCACCGACGGCGAGGTGGTCGAGCTCAGCTGGTACGGCGACCGGGCCGTGAACGTGCCGCTGGGCGAGGACTTCCACTCCCGCCGGATCACCCTGCGCTCCAGCCAGGTCGGCGGTATCGCCGCCGCCCGGCGTGGCCGGCGCGGCTACGGCGACCGGCTCGACCTGGCGCTGGAGCTGCTCGCCGATCCCGCCTTCGACGCGCTGCTCACCGGGGAGAGCTCCTTCGAGGACCTGCCCTCGGTGCTGCCCCGGCTCGCCGACGGCTCCCTGCCCGCCCTGTGCCACCGCATCGTCTACCCCTGA
- a CDS encoding 6-pyruvoyl trahydropterin synthase family protein encodes MFTVTVRDHLMVAHSFRGDVFGPAQRLHGATFVVDATFRRPELDQDNIVIDIGLATRELGAVVAELNYRNLDEEPAFAGVNTSTEYLAQVIGDRLVERVDARARGLSGLTVTLSESHVAWASHDREL; translated from the coding sequence GTGTTCACCGTCACCGTCCGCGACCACCTCATGGTCGCCCACAGCTTCCGCGGCGACGTGTTCGGTCCCGCCCAGCGGCTGCACGGCGCGACGTTCGTCGTCGACGCGACGTTCCGCCGCCCCGAACTCGACCAGGACAACATCGTCATCGACATCGGCCTGGCCACGCGTGAGCTGGGCGCGGTGGTCGCCGAGCTCAACTACCGCAACCTGGACGAGGAGCCCGCCTTCGCGGGCGTCAACACCTCCACCGAGTACCTGGCCCAGGTGATCGGCGACCGGCTCGTCGAACGCGTCGACGCGCGGGCGCGCGGCCTGAGCGGACTGACCGTGACTCTGAGCGAGTCGCACGTGGCCTGGGCGAGCCACGACCGCGAGCTGTGA
- a CDS encoding LacI family DNA-binding transcriptional regulator, with translation MSKIAEAAGVSVPTVSKVLNGRADVASQTRARVEELIRRHGYRRRRGPGGGRSSMIDLVFHELDSAWAIEVIRGVENVARAEGLSVVLTESGGEQTPREAWVDAVLARQSTAAILVFSDLAPEQRARLAARDIPFVVVDPAGDPGPDMPAVGSANWNGGLAATRHLIELGHRRIGVIGGPRPVLCSKARIDGYTSALDAAGIEVDPALIRYGDFHVESGRDRGRELLRLDDPPTAIFAGSDLQAMGLYEAARELGVRIPEDLSVVGYDDLPVARWVGPPLTTVRQPLTEMAEEATRMALALARGERPANLRLDLATDLVVRRSTAAPAAR, from the coding sequence ATCTCGAAAATTGCGGAAGCCGCCGGTGTTTCGGTGCCGACCGTGTCCAAGGTGCTCAACGGCCGGGCCGACGTGGCCAGCCAGACCCGGGCGCGTGTGGAGGAGCTGATCCGCCGGCACGGCTACCGCCGCCGACGCGGCCCCGGCGGCGGCCGGTCGTCGATGATCGACCTCGTCTTCCACGAACTCGACAGCGCGTGGGCGATCGAGGTCATCCGCGGCGTGGAGAACGTCGCGCGCGCCGAGGGGCTGAGCGTGGTGCTCACCGAGTCGGGGGGCGAGCAGACGCCCCGCGAGGCCTGGGTCGACGCCGTCCTGGCGCGCCAGTCCACCGCCGCGATCCTGGTCTTCTCCGACCTGGCGCCCGAACAGCGCGCCCGCCTGGCCGCCCGCGACATCCCGTTCGTGGTCGTGGACCCGGCCGGGGATCCCGGCCCCGACATGCCCGCGGTGGGTTCGGCGAACTGGAACGGCGGCCTGGCCGCGACCCGCCACCTCATCGAACTCGGCCACCGGCGCATCGGGGTGATCGGCGGACCGCGGCCCGTGCTGTGCAGCAAGGCCCGCATCGACGGCTACACCTCGGCCCTGGACGCCGCCGGGATCGAGGTGGACCCCGCGCTGATCCGCTACGGCGACTTCCACGTGGAGAGCGGGCGCGACCGCGGGCGCGAGCTGCTGCGCCTGGACGATCCGCCCACCGCGATCTTCGCGGGCAGCGACCTGCAGGCCATGGGGCTCTACGAGGCCGCGCGCGAGCTGGGGGTGCGCATCCCCGAGGACCTGAGCGTGGTCGGCTACGACGACCTGCCCGTCGCCCGCTGGGTGGGTCCGCCGCTGACCACCGTGCGCCAGCCGCTCACCGAGATGGCCGAGGAGGCCACCCGGATGGCGCTCGCCCTCGCGCGGGGGGAGCGCCCGGCCAACCTGCGCCTGGACCTGGCCACCGACCTGGTGGTGCGGCGCAGCACGGCCGCACCGGCGGCACGCTGA
- a CDS encoding beta-xylosidase/alpha-l-arabinosidase, protein MTRPSDSTAIDAWRDPALPTDERVDRLLGLMTLEEKAAQLRGLWVGADDGGEGVAPHQHDMVEEPPVWEEAIADGLGQLTRPFGTAPVDPAVGARSLARSQREVAAANRFGIPAQVHEECLAGFTTWKATVYPVPPAWGAAFDPELVERMAAQIGSGMRRVGVHQGLAPVLDVARDLRWGRIEETIGEDPYLVGTIAGAYVRGLESSGVVATLKHFVGYSASRAGRNLAPAPVGPREVADVLLPPFEMALRHGGARSIMQSYTDNDGVPAAADRGLLTGLLRDTWGFEGTVVADYFAVSFLRTLHRVADSDGRAAALALSAGVDVELPTLHCYGDPLVAAVRAGEVPESLVDRAARRVLRQKCELGLLDADWDPEADGTGTADEGGVDLDPAPQRDLARRLAEESVVLLANDGVLPLSPGGTIAVVGPNADTAEAMLGCYSFPSHVGVAHPELPLGVEIPTVLESLRAELPDTGLVYARGCGVDDGDTSGITEAVALARGARVCVVVLGDRAGLFGRGTSGEGCDATDLRLPGAQRDLVAAVAATGTPVVLVQLGGRPYALDGLSDRVAAVVQAFFPGEEGGPAVAGVLSGRVNPSGRMPFGLPRDPGGQPSTYLGPPLAGRSDVSSVDPTPLFAFGHGMSYTDFSWSGPRLDGAVQEPGDAALEVGTDGEVTVGCTVRNDGPVAGTEVVQLYLGDPVAAVTRPVRRLIGYARVDLEPGDERRVEFTVHADLAAYTGPDLRRIVDPGYLELSLAASSADPGFTFRIRLIGPVREVGHTRRLLTESRILHRHIRSS, encoded by the coding sequence ATGACGCGTCCTTCCGACTCCACGGCCATCGACGCCTGGCGCGACCCCGCGCTGCCGACCGACGAACGCGTCGACCGCCTGCTGGGGCTGATGACCCTGGAGGAGAAGGCCGCGCAGCTGCGCGGCCTGTGGGTGGGCGCGGACGACGGCGGCGAGGGGGTGGCGCCCCACCAGCACGACATGGTCGAGGAGCCGCCCGTGTGGGAGGAGGCGATCGCCGACGGGCTCGGCCAGCTCACCCGGCCCTTCGGGACCGCTCCGGTCGACCCGGCCGTCGGGGCGCGCTCGCTGGCGCGGTCCCAGCGCGAAGTCGCCGCGGCCAACCGGTTCGGCATCCCCGCCCAGGTGCACGAGGAGTGCCTGGCCGGGTTCACCACCTGGAAGGCGACGGTCTACCCGGTGCCGCCGGCCTGGGGCGCGGCCTTCGACCCGGAACTGGTGGAGCGGATGGCGGCCCAGATCGGCTCGGGGATGCGCCGGGTCGGAGTGCACCAGGGGCTCGCGCCGGTGCTGGACGTGGCCCGCGACCTGCGGTGGGGACGGATCGAGGAGACCATCGGCGAGGACCCCTATCTCGTCGGCACGATCGCCGGCGCCTACGTGCGCGGGCTGGAGTCGAGCGGGGTCGTGGCCACGCTCAAGCACTTCGTGGGGTACTCCGCCTCGCGCGCCGGGCGCAACCTCGCCCCCGCGCCGGTCGGCCCGCGCGAGGTGGCCGACGTGCTGCTGCCGCCGTTCGAGATGGCGCTGCGCCACGGGGGCGCCCGGTCGATCATGCAGTCCTACACCGACAACGACGGGGTCCCGGCGGCGGCCGACCGCGGCCTGCTGACCGGGCTGCTGCGCGACACCTGGGGTTTCGAGGGCACGGTGGTGGCCGACTACTTCGCCGTCTCCTTCCTGCGGACCCTGCACCGGGTGGCCGACTCCGACGGGCGGGCGGCGGCGCTGGCCCTGTCCGCCGGAGTGGACGTGGAGCTGCCGACGCTGCACTGCTACGGCGATCCCCTGGTGGCGGCGGTGCGGGCGGGCGAGGTCCCCGAGTCGCTGGTGGACCGGGCGGCCCGCCGGGTGCTGCGGCAGAAGTGCGAGCTGGGCCTGCTGGACGCCGACTGGGATCCCGAGGCGGACGGCACGGGGACGGCGGACGAGGGCGGTGTGGACCTGGACCCGGCGCCGCAGCGCGACCTGGCCCGGCGCCTGGCCGAGGAGTCGGTGGTGCTGCTGGCCAACGACGGCGTCCTGCCGCTGTCCCCGGGCGGGACGATCGCCGTGGTGGGCCCCAACGCCGACACGGCCGAGGCGATGCTGGGCTGCTACTCCTTCCCGAGCCACGTGGGGGTGGCCCATCCGGAGCTGCCCCTGGGCGTGGAGATCCCCACGGTACTGGAGTCGCTGCGCGCCGAGCTGCCCGACACCGGGCTGGTGTACGCGCGCGGCTGCGGGGTGGACGACGGCGACACCTCCGGCATCACCGAGGCGGTGGCGCTGGCGCGCGGGGCGCGGGTGTGCGTGGTGGTGCTCGGCGACCGGGCCGGGCTGTTCGGCCGCGGTACCTCGGGCGAGGGCTGTGACGCCACCGACCTGCGCCTGCCCGGGGCGCAGCGCGATCTGGTGGCGGCCGTGGCGGCCACGGGCACCCCGGTGGTGCTCGTGCAGCTGGGCGGGCGCCCCTACGCGCTGGACGGGCTGAGCGACCGGGTGGCCGCGGTGGTACAGGCCTTCTTCCCCGGTGAGGAGGGCGGTCCGGCGGTGGCGGGTGTGCTCTCCGGGCGCGTCAATCCCAGCGGCCGGATGCCGTTCGGTCTGCCGCGCGATCCCGGTGGCCAGCCCTCGACGTACCTGGGTCCACCGCTGGCCGGGCGCAGCGACGTGAGTTCGGTGGATCCCACTCCGCTCTTCGCGTTCGGGCATGGGATGTCCTACACCGACTTCTCGTGGTCGGGGCCGCGTCTGGACGGGGCCGTGCAGGAGCCGGGCGACGCGGCTTTGGAGGTGGGCACCGACGGGGAGGTCACCGTCGGGTGCACGGTGCGCAACGACGGTCCGGTCGCGGGCACGGAGGTGGTGCAGCTGTACCTGGGCGACCCGGTCGCCGCGGTGACCCGCCCGGTCCGGCGGCTGATCGGCTACGCGCGCGTCGACCTGGAGCCGGGTGACGAGCGTAGGGTGGAGTTCACGGTCCACGCGGACCTGGCCGCCTACACCGGCCCGGACCTGCGGCGGATCGTGGACCCGGGGTACCTGGAACTGAGTCTGGCCGCGTCCTCCGCTGATCCGGGATTCACGTTCCGGATCCGCCTGATCGGACCGGTCCGTGAGGTCGGCCACACCCGTCGTCTACTCACCGAGAGCAGAATTCTCCACCGCCACATCCGCTCGTCCTGA
- a CDS encoding CDP-alcohol phosphatidyltransferase family protein, with the protein MGAVYLVAGAAALRWAMHRAGRRALGPADRVTLVRALLVGGVTALVADGGHTWAVVALAVPALLLDLVDGFVARRTGTESDFGARFDMETDAFLILVLSVHAVQFLGPWVLLIGGMRYAFGAAAWAAPWLAAPLPPSRARKRVAALQGAALAAAAPALLPVWAATALVAGALGALSWSFGRDVVRLWRSRERGTALIAHRE; encoded by the coding sequence ATGGGCGCGGTCTACCTCGTGGCCGGCGCGGCCGCGCTGCGCTGGGCCATGCACCGCGCCGGCCGGCGCGCCCTGGGCCCGGCCGACCGCGTGACCCTGGTGCGGGCGCTCCTCGTCGGCGGGGTGACCGCACTGGTCGCCGACGGCGGCCACACCTGGGCCGTCGTGGCGCTGGCCGTCCCGGCCCTGCTCCTGGACCTGGTGGACGGCTTCGTGGCCCGCCGCACCGGGACGGAGTCGGACTTCGGCGCCCGCTTCGACATGGAGACCGACGCCTTCCTCATCCTCGTGCTGAGCGTGCACGCCGTGCAGTTCCTCGGGCCGTGGGTGCTCCTCATCGGCGGGATGCGCTACGCGTTCGGAGCCGCCGCGTGGGCGGCCCCCTGGCTGGCCGCCCCGCTGCCGCCCAGCCGGGCGCGCAAGCGGGTCGCCGCCCTGCAGGGCGCGGCCCTGGCCGCGGCCGCGCCGGCGCTGCTGCCGGTCTGGGCCGCCACCGCGCTGGTGGCCGGCGCCCTGGGCGCCCTGTCGTGGTCGTTCGGCCGCGACGTCGTCCGGCTGTGGCGCTCGCGTGAGCGCGGCACGGCGCTGATCGCCCACCGCGAGTGA
- a CDS encoding ABC transporter substrate-binding protein, with the protein MTTPRVVAAGASVLALLTATACGGGGGGGAADDNMHVWMYQDTLVVVQDAAVERFNAESDVQAVIDEVPGDNYEERLRTAMGSSEQPDVFFNWGAGSIQPYVEQDMLMPLDDLLAEDPELADAFIPSILEAGAVDGVQYGIPLRGTQPVILFYNEAVFEDVGVEPPQTWEDILDLVDAFDEAGVTPFALAGADPWTEQMWLQYLVDRIGGPEVFQRIHDGDMEGWRDPAVLEAAETVQDLVERGAFGDAYASVSYTEGGASTLLSEGRAAMHLMGSWEYSTHLDQDRAFAEEDLGYTVFPPVPDGEGDPANVVGNPTNFFSVTADTAYPEQAQEFLGYTSQEEYVADMVANGEVPTTTNAEEAVADSPNPEFATFQYEMVRDAPHFQLSWDQALPPETATPMVTEIESLFNGQSTPEQFVDALAAL; encoded by the coding sequence ATGACCACCCCCCGAGTCGTCGCAGCAGGCGCATCCGTCCTGGCCCTCCTCACCGCCACCGCGTGCGGAGGCGGAGGAGGCGGTGGCGCGGCGGACGACAACATGCACGTGTGGATGTACCAGGACACGCTGGTCGTCGTGCAGGACGCGGCCGTCGAGCGCTTCAACGCCGAATCCGACGTCCAGGCCGTGATCGACGAGGTCCCCGGCGACAACTACGAGGAGCGCCTGCGCACGGCCATGGGCTCCAGCGAGCAGCCCGACGTCTTCTTCAACTGGGGCGCCGGCAGCATCCAGCCCTACGTCGAGCAGGACATGCTCATGCCGCTGGACGACCTCCTGGCGGAGGACCCCGAACTCGCCGACGCCTTCATCCCCTCCATCCTGGAGGCCGGCGCCGTCGACGGCGTCCAGTACGGCATCCCGCTGCGCGGCACCCAGCCGGTGATCCTCTTCTACAACGAGGCCGTGTTCGAGGACGTGGGCGTGGAGCCCCCGCAGACCTGGGAGGACATCCTCGACCTGGTCGACGCCTTCGACGAGGCCGGCGTGACCCCCTTCGCCCTGGCCGGGGCCGACCCCTGGACCGAGCAGATGTGGCTGCAGTACCTCGTGGACCGCATCGGCGGCCCGGAGGTCTTCCAGCGCATCCACGACGGCGACATGGAGGGCTGGCGCGACCCGGCCGTCCTGGAGGCCGCCGAGACCGTGCAGGACCTGGTCGAGCGCGGCGCGTTCGGCGACGCCTACGCCTCGGTCAGCTACACGGAGGGCGGCGCCTCCACGCTCCTGTCCGAGGGACGGGCCGCCATGCACCTGATGGGTTCGTGGGAGTACTCCACGCACCTGGACCAGGACCGCGCCTTCGCGGAGGAGGACCTCGGCTACACCGTCTTCCCGCCCGTGCCGGACGGTGAGGGCGACCCGGCCAACGTCGTGGGCAACCCGACCAACTTCTTCTCCGTCACCGCCGACACCGCCTACCCCGAGCAGGCCCAGGAGTTCCTCGGCTACACCTCCCAGGAGGAGTACGTGGCCGACATGGTCGCCAACGGCGAGGTCCCGACCACGACCAACGCCGAGGAGGCCGTCGCCGACAGCCCCAACCCCGAGTTCGCCACCTTCCAGTACGAGATGGTGCGCGACGCCCCGCACTTCCAGCTGTCCTGGGACCAGGCGCTGCCCCCCGAGACCGCCACGCCGATGGTCACCGAGATCGAGTCGCTCTTCAACGGCCAGAGCACGCCCGAGCAGTTCGTCGACGCCCTCGCGGCCCTGTGA
- a CDS encoding glycosyltransferase family 4 protein: MSTVFVVPAADAPSGGHVYDERLARALAAAGRPLRTVTVPGAWPRPDATARARLAGVLDGLPDRSTVLLDGLVACGVPEVVVPHTGRLRTVVLVHLPLAEETGLSPGTARDLSEREGRVLRAAADVVATSAATAADLAARHGVARVHSVPPGVDPAPPSPGTDGASQLLCVASLTPRKGHDVLLDALALVRGPAWSCECVGPFGDPGRVAALRARAGPLPVRFTGARTGLALQAAYDAADLVVLPSRAETYGMVVAEALARAVPVVATSVGGVSEALGRDPYGRRPGLLVAPEDPTALGDALRRWLTDESLRERLRDAARLRRPNLAGWKEAARAMAAVLDREVSR; encoded by the coding sequence GTGAGTACCGTCTTCGTCGTCCCCGCCGCCGACGCTCCCAGCGGCGGGCACGTCTACGACGAGCGGCTGGCCCGGGCCCTGGCGGCGGCCGGACGGCCCCTGCGGACCGTCACCGTGCCCGGCGCCTGGCCGCGGCCGGACGCCACCGCCCGCGCGCGGCTGGCCGGGGTGCTCGACGGGCTGCCCGACCGGTCGACGGTGCTGTTGGACGGGCTGGTCGCCTGCGGTGTGCCCGAGGTGGTCGTGCCGCACACCGGGCGGCTGCGCACGGTCGTCCTGGTGCACCTGCCGCTGGCCGAGGAGACCGGCCTGTCCCCCGGCACCGCCCGTGATCTGTCCGAGCGCGAGGGCCGGGTGCTGCGCGCCGCCGCGGACGTGGTGGCCACCAGTGCGGCGACCGCCGCGGACCTGGCCGCCCGACACGGGGTGGCCCGGGTCCACTCCGTACCCCCGGGCGTGGATCCGGCGCCGCCCTCCCCAGGGACGGACGGGGCCTCCCAGCTGCTGTGCGTGGCCTCGCTGACACCGCGCAAGGGGCACGACGTGCTGCTGGACGCGCTCGCGCTCGTGCGCGGCCCGGCGTGGTCGTGCGAGTGCGTGGGACCCTTCGGCGACCCCGGACGGGTGGCGGCGCTGCGGGCGCGCGCCGGGCCGCTCCCGGTGCGCTTCACGGGTGCGCGGACCGGTCTGGCGCTGCAGGCGGCCTACGACGCCGCCGACCTGGTCGTCCTGCCCTCCAGGGCGGAGACCTACGGGATGGTCGTGGCCGAGGCGCTGGCCCGGGCGGTCCCGGTGGTGGCGACGTCCGTGGGCGGCGTTTCCGAGGCGCTGGGCCGCGACCCCTACGGGCGCCGCCCCGGGCTGCTGGTCGCGCCGGAGGACCCCACCGCGCTCGGCGACGCCCTGCGCCGGTGGCTGACCGACGAGTCCCTGCGCGAACGGTTACGCGACGCGGCGCGCCTTCGGCGCCCGAACTTGGCAGGATGGAAGGAGGCGGCGCGGGCCATGGCCGCCGTCCTCGACCGGGAGGTGTCCCGATGA